A region from the Benincasa hispida cultivar B227 chromosome 8, ASM972705v1, whole genome shotgun sequence genome encodes:
- the LOC120082810 gene encoding uncharacterized protein LOC120082810 produces MADDESRSVFDWENFLQQRKIESKEWSMVVIRDSLPNDDFSVFPPSKHENLHPPLVEEEERGSPVSFQSNSPSLSFRSSQSSSSFSSFSFSDDEISHPHSPKPSESQIRKSMAASRWLPFALQILCSRITAMARRTAFWLFSPAGRIGLLVTLLWLYKRARKRRLRQSTEQLKMMIKEKDEKISQLLQQVAQLNRSLLLTQQRVLPSNWKMKQDGIV; encoded by the exons ATGGCGGATGATGAATCCAGATCGGTTTTCGACTGGGAGAACTTCCTTCAACAGCGAAAGATCGAATCCAAAGAATGGTCAATGGTGGTGATTAGGGATTCTCTTCCCAATGATGATTTCTCCGTTTTCCCACCTTCAAAACATGAGAATCTACACCCCCCattggttgaagaagaagaacgaGGAAGCCCAGTTTCATTTCAATCCAATTCGCCATCATTGTCGTTTAGGTCGTCCCAATCATCCTCATCCTTCTCGTCTTTCTCATTCTCTGATGACGAGATTTCACACCCGCACTCACCGAAGCCATCTGAATCTCAAATTCGAAAATCCATGGCGGCTTCTAGGTGGCTGCCTTTTGCGCTTCAGATTCTATGCTCACGGATTACTGCAATGGCGCGTAGAACGGCTTTTTGGTTGTTTTCCCCTGCAGGAAGGATTGGATTATTGGTGACTCTTTTGTGGCTGTACAAGAGAGCTCGTAAGCGCCGTTTACGTCAAAGTACCGAGCAATTAAAGATGATGATCAAGGAGAAAGACGAG AAAATCAGCCAACTACTGCAACAAGTTGCTCAATTGAATAGATCACTGTTATTAACTCAACAGAGAGTACTGCCTTCGAATTGGAAAATGAAACAAGATGGAATCGTTTAG
- the LOC120082809 gene encoding two-component response regulator-like APRR1: MDCKELNLNEDCGGCGSGGKNGGDGFIDRSKVRILLCDNDSKSSEEVFKLLLKCSYQVISVSSARQVIDALNAEGPEIDIILSEVDLPMAKGMKMLKYITRDKELRRIPVIMMSTQDEVPIVVKCLRLGAADYLVKPLRTNELLNLWTHMWRRRRMLGLAEKNILNYEFDMVASDPSDANTNSTTLFSDDTDDKSRRSTNPDVGIAAAHQEDESGIAAALVEPPAVHTMKHQPDVPGISERRTGQPSSCPRKSELKIGESSAFFTYVKSRNVKNKAVDVEDNAKRLLLDENHQETSQRAARLPPIQESGETLESHSQGDEFPSSSFPDSFSVERSCTPPASTEVQRERNINEENCSQVLVHPRNGSQLDISGLPVQTQTAYPFYMPEGMMSAQLYQKNLHDMQNHAAMMSQYGHFHHCPPNVSGVASYPYYPMNICLQPGQMPATTTNTHSWPSLGNSSSNEAKSNKFDRREAALIKFRQKRKERCFDKKIRYVNRKRLAERRPRVRGQFVRKVNGVNVDLNGQPASADDVEDEDEEEELLSRDSSHEDDGSGY, encoded by the exons ATGGATTGCAAGGAGCTCAATTTGAATGAAGATTGTGGTGGCTGTGGTAGCGGGGGAAAGAATGGGGGAGATGGGTTTATAGACAGGAGCAAAGTGAGGATTTTGCTGTGCGATAATGATTCAAAAAGTTCAGAAGAGGTTTTCAAGCTTCTTCTGAAATGTTCCTACCAGG TCATTTCAGTGAGTTCAGCTAGGCAGGTCATTGATGCCTTGAATGCAGAGGGACCTGAAATTGATATTATACTCTCGGAAGTTGACCTGCCAATGGCCAAAGGTATGAAAATGTTGAAGTATATCACCCGGGATAAAGAGCTCCGACGCATTCCTGTTATCA TGATGTCAACACAAGATGAGGTCCCTATTGTCGTTAAGTGCTTGAGGCTTGGAGCAGCTGACTATCTTGTAAAGCCTTTACGGACAAATGAGCTATTAAACTTGTGGACGCACATGTGGAGGAGAAGACGCATG CTTGGACTGGCagaaaaaaacattttgaattatgaatttgataTGGTGGCATCAGACCCAAGTGATGCTAATACGAATAGTACCACTTTGTTTTCGGATGACACTGATGACAAGTCTCGTAGGAGCACAAATCCAGATGTGGGAATTGCTGCGGCCCATCAGGAAGATGAG TCTGGTATTGCCGCCGCACTTGTAGAGCCTCCTGCTGTTCATACAATGAAACATCAGCCAGATGTACCTGGAATTAGTGAGCGCCGAACAG GGCAACCTTCATCATGCCCTAGAAAGAGTGAACTAAAGATTGGGGAATCCTCCGCATTCTTTACCTATGTCAAATCAAGAAATGTGAAAAATAAGGCAGTAGATGTTGAAGATAATGCTAAACGACTTTTGCTGGATGAAAATCATCAAGAAACAAGTCAGCGTGCAGCTCGTCTTCCCCCAATACAAGAAAGTGGGGAGACCTTGGAAAGCCATTCCCAAGGAGACGAATTCCCTAGCAGTAGTTTTCCTGATTCTTTTTCTGTGGAGAGATCTTGTACACCACCTGCTAGCACAGAAGTTCAAAGGGAAAGAAacatcaatgaagaaaattgcTCTCAAGTCCTTGTTCATCCTCGAAATGGATCTCAACTTGATATTTCAGGCCTACCTGTGCAAACACAAACTGCTTATCCTTTTTATATGCCAGAGGGTATGATGTCGGCGCAACTGTACCAAAAGAACCTGCATGATATGCAAAATCATGCGGCAATGATGTCGCAGTATGGTCATTTTCATCATTGCCCTCCCAATGTAAGTGGGGTGGCATCTTATCCTTATTACCCTATGAATATATGTTTACAACCTGGTCAAATGCCAGCTACTACTACTAATACTCATTCATGGCCATCTCTTGGGAATTCGTCTTCCAATGAAGcaaaatcaaacaaatttgATAGAAGAGAGGCAGCACTGATTAAGTTTAGGCAGAAAAGGAAGGAACGCTGTTTTGATAAGAAGATTAGGTATGTTAATAGGAAACGACTTGCAGAGAGGAGGCCTCGTGTTCGGGGTCAATTTGTGAGAAAGGTAAATGGTGTCAATGTAGATCTTAACGGACAGCCTGCATCTGCTGATGACGTTGAGGACGAAGATGAGGAGGAGGAACTATTATCAAGGGATTCCTCTCACGAGGATGATGGTTCAGGATATTAG
- the LOC120083639 gene encoding pentatricopeptide repeat-containing protein At5g66520-like, with amino-acid sequence MEVNKTAISAIGRSSRVGQQFIFSVLKCCISVRNLAKIHAQILVSGFAQKNYILVNLLSLYISFGSLGTAQKVFEDTSAPSTTVWNQIIRGHARSKTPQESIQLFKRMTAAEVEADGFTYSFLLSACVRSRLFREGEQIHGRVLVNGYWSNTYVRTNLINLYANGGGVGDFDLKRARYMFDEMPDANVVGWNSLLAGYVRRGDFDGARKVFDEMPERNVQTWTTMVAGFAQNGQCKLALSLFNQMRRAGMELDQVALVAALSACAELGNLTLGKWIHRYVERTWRSRHLPVLVSLNNSLMHMYASCGVMDLAYKVFKEMSRRNTVSWSSIITGFAKQGCGEEAIRVFQLMLCSGQNEVRPDEITFVGVLTACSHAGLIDDGIRLFQSMHKIFEVIPQIEHYGCMVDLLSRAGLLNEALKLIESMPMKPNNVVWGALLNGCRIHKNDKIASHVAKQLALEIDPCNQAAGYFMLLANVYAADKRWRDTAIVRQNMLDIGVKKPSGRSWIEINGVVCDFVAGDETHKDVSLIYEMLGNITRQARMESCKSETISEAIVGD; translated from the coding sequence ATGGAAGTTAACAAAACCGCCATTTCCGCCATTGGAAGAAGCTCCAGAGTTGGGCAACAATTTATTTTCTCTGTATTGAAGTGCTGTATATCTGTTCGTAATCTTGCGAAGATCCATGCCCAAATACTTGTCAGCGGCTTTGCCCAGAAAAATTACATCCTCGTCAACCTTTTGTCGCTCTATATCTCTTTTGGTTCTCTTGGAACTGCCCAGAAAGTTTTCGAGGACACTAGTGCACCGAGTACGACTGTGTGGAACCAGATAATTAGAGGCCATGCTCGGAGCAAAACGCCCCAAGAATCAATTCAGCTGTTCAAACGGATGACGGCGGCGGAAGTTGAGGCTGATGGGTTCACGTATTCGTTTCTTCTGAGTGCGTGTGTGAGATCGAGGTTGTTCAGAGAGGGGGAACAGATACATGGGAGAGTTTTAGTAAATGGGTATTGGTCCAACACATATGTTAGAACGAATTTGATCAATTTATACGCAAATGGTGGAGGTGTAGGGGATTTTGATCTTAAGCGTGCGCGTTACATGTTTGATGAAATGCCTGACGCAAATGTCGTAGGTTGGAATTCCTTGCTCGCAGGGTATGTTAGACGTGGTGATTTTGATGGGGCTAGAAAAGTTTTCGACGAGATGCCTGAGAGGAATGTCCAGACATGGACTACAATGGTTGCAGGATTTGCTCAAAATGGCCAGTGTAAGCTAGCTTTGTCACTATTTAATCAAATGAGAAGGGCTGGTATGGAATTGGATCAGGTGGCATTGGTGGCTGCATTGTCAGCTTGTGCTGAATTGGGAAACTTGACATTGGGAAAATGGATTCATAGGTATGTTGAAAGAACATGGCGGAGTAGACACCTCCCAGTTTTGGTGTCTCTGAACAATTCTCTGATGCACATGTATGCAAGTTGTGGTGTTATGGATTTAGCATATAAAGTGTTCAAAGAAATGTCCCGACGAAACACTGTGTCTTGGTCGAGCATTATAACTGGGTTTGCGAAACAGGGTTGTGGAGAAGAAGCTATTAGAGTCTTTCAGTTAATGCTGTGCTCTGGCCAAAATGAAGTGAGACCTGACGAGATAACCTTCGTTGGAGTTCTCACTGCTTGTAGTCATGCCGGTTTAATCGATGACGGCATCCGACTTTTCCAGTCTATGCACAAAATTTTCGAAGTCATCCCACAGATTGAGCATTATGGATGCATGGTTGATCTCTTGAGCCGTGCAGGTTTACTGAATGAAGCGTTGAAGCTGATTGAAAGTATGCCAATGAAGCCAAACAATGTCGTATGGGGTGCACTTCTCAACGGCTGTAGAATTCACAAGAATGACAAGATCGCATCCCATGTCGCAAAACAATTGGCTTTGGAAATTGATCCCTGCAACCAAGCTGCTGGATACTTTATGCTCCTAGCTAATGTTTATGCTGCAGACAAACGTTGGCGAGACACTGCCATTGTGAGACAGAACATGCTCGACATAGGAGTGAAGAAACCTTCAGGCAGAAGTTGGATCGAGATAAATGGAGTCGTATGTGATTTCGTGGCAGGGGATGAGACTCATAAGGATGTGAGTTTAATTTACGAGATGCTTGGTAACATAACCAGACAAGCCCGGATGGAAAGCTGCAAATCAGAGACAATATCAGAGGCAATTGTTGGTGACTAA